In Salinarimonas sp., a genomic segment contains:
- a CDS encoding integration host factor subunit alpha codes for MAGRTVTRADLCEAVYQRVGLSRTESAELVESVLAEICDCLERGETVKLSSFGSFVVREKGERVGRNPKTGVEVPIEPRRVMVFKPSNVLKARINGETVKDGED; via the coding sequence ATGGCGGGACGGACGGTGACGCGCGCGGATCTGTGCGAGGCGGTGTACCAACGCGTCGGCCTCTCGCGCACGGAATCGGCCGAGCTGGTCGAATCGGTCCTCGCCGAGATCTGCGACTGCCTCGAGCGCGGGGAGACGGTGAAGCTGTCCTCCTTCGGCTCGTTCGTGGTGCGCGAGAAGGGCGAGCGCGTCGGCCGCAACCCGAAGACCGGCGTCGAGGTGCCGATCGAGCCGCGGCGCGTCATGGTGTTCAAGCCGTCCAACGTGCTCAAGGCGCGCATCAACGGCGAGACGGTGAAGGACGGCGAGGACTGA
- the queA gene encoding tRNA preQ1(34) S-adenosylmethionine ribosyltransferase-isomerase QueA has product MRVDEFDFELPDDRIALRPAEPRDSARLLVVRPGEGLEDRVVRDLPEILRPGDVLVLNDTKVIPARLHARRRRGEAVAGVEILLHKREGGRRWRAFARPAKKLVVGDPLVFGDAASEYGMLEAIVAEKGEGGEVALDFALAGPDLDLAVARIGEMPLPPYIAGRRAADERDLADYQTIYAREAGAVAAPTAGLHFTDALFRRLAARGIDTRFVTLHVGAGTFLPVKAQDTTEHRMHSEWGTITAETAQALNAARARGGRVVAVGTTSLRLLESAVREDGTIPPFSGDTDIFITPGYRFRAVDVLMTNFHLPRSTLMMLVSAFSGLDTMRAAYRHAIETGYRFYSFGDSSLLFRAEGETGHYGAR; this is encoded by the coding sequence ATGCGCGTCGACGAATTCGACTTCGAGCTGCCGGACGATCGCATCGCCCTGCGCCCGGCCGAGCCGCGCGACTCCGCGCGGCTCCTGGTCGTCCGTCCCGGCGAGGGCCTGGAGGATCGCGTCGTGCGGGACCTCCCCGAAATCCTGCGCCCCGGCGACGTCCTCGTCCTCAACGACACCAAGGTCATCCCGGCGCGCCTCCACGCCCGCCGTCGGCGCGGCGAGGCGGTGGCCGGGGTCGAGATCCTGCTGCACAAGCGCGAGGGCGGCCGGCGCTGGCGGGCCTTCGCCCGTCCGGCGAAGAAGCTCGTCGTCGGCGATCCGCTGGTCTTCGGCGACGCGGCGTCCGAGTACGGCATGCTCGAGGCGATCGTCGCGGAGAAAGGGGAGGGCGGCGAGGTCGCGCTCGACTTCGCCCTCGCCGGCCCCGATCTCGACCTCGCCGTCGCCCGCATCGGCGAGATGCCGCTGCCGCCCTACATCGCCGGCCGACGCGCCGCCGACGAGCGGGACCTCGCGGACTACCAGACGATCTACGCCCGAGAGGCCGGGGCCGTCGCCGCGCCCACGGCCGGGCTCCACTTCACAGACGCGCTCTTCCGCCGCCTCGCCGCGCGTGGGATCGACACGCGTTTCGTCACCCTCCACGTCGGCGCGGGCACCTTCCTGCCGGTGAAGGCGCAGGACACGACCGAGCACCGCATGCATTCCGAGTGGGGCACGATCACCGCCGAGACGGCGCAGGCGCTGAACGCCGCCCGGGCCCGGGGCGGGCGCGTCGTCGCGGTCGGCACGACCTCGCTGCGCCTGCTCGAGAGCGCGGTTCGCGAGGACGGGACCATCCCGCCCTTCTCGGGCGATACCGACATCTTCATCACGCCGGGCTACCGCTTCCGCGCGGTCGACGTGCTGATGACGAACTTCCACCTGCCGCGCTCCACCCTGATGATGCTGGTCTCCGCCTTCTCCGGCCTCGACACCATGCGCGCGGCCTACCGCCACGCCATCGAGACCGGCTACCGCTTCTATTCCTTCGGCGATTCGAGCCTGCTGTTCCGCGCCGAGGGCGAGACTGGCCACTACGGGGCAAGGTGA
- a CDS encoding MerR family transcriptional regulator, translating to MDKGPQAFRTISEVADDLDLPQHVLRFWETKFAQIKPLKRGGGRRFYRPEDVDLLRGIRHLLYGEGYTIKGVQRLLKSQGVRFVAAVGRGEAKVEPSLTGESAGTDAERGEDTAEEAAFAKDRADDDDRLSLLSDDAARALRGALDELVECERLLSALREPAEGG from the coding sequence ATGGACAAGGGACCCCAGGCCTTCCGCACGATCAGCGAGGTCGCGGACGATCTCGACCTGCCCCAGCACGTCCTGCGCTTCTGGGAAACGAAATTCGCCCAGATCAAGCCGCTCAAGCGCGGCGGCGGCCGGCGCTTCTACCGGCCCGAGGACGTCGATCTCCTGCGCGGCATCCGCCACCTGCTCTACGGCGAGGGCTACACGATCAAGGGCGTGCAGCGCCTGCTCAAGAGCCAGGGCGTGCGCTTCGTCGCGGCGGTGGGCCGCGGCGAGGCCAAGGTCGAGCCCTCCCTCACCGGCGAGAGCGCAGGCACGGACGCCGAGCGCGGCGAGGACACGGCGGAGGAGGCCGCCTTCGCCAAGGATCGCGCCGACGACGACGATCGCCTGTCGCTCCTCTCCGACGACGCCGCACGAGCGCTGCGCGGGGCCCTCGACGAGCTCGTCGAGTGCGAGCGGCTCCTCTCCGCCCTCCGGGAGCCGGCCGAGGGCGGATGA
- a CDS encoding beta-ketoacyl-ACP synthase III: MTKLRSVVRGCGSYLPPKMVPNAELEGVVETTDEWIVQRTGIRQRHIAAEDETTSVLGIAAAKAALADAGMTADDIDLIVCATSTPDHTFPSTATMIQAGLGMHHGAAFDVQAVCTGFVYAVSIADKFLSTGSARRALVVGAETFSRILDWSDRTTCVLFGDGAGAIVLEAQEGAGTSADRGVLTTQLRSDGRYKEKLYVSGGPGSTKTTGHLRMEGREVFRFAVGMVTDVVEAAFEATGTTAEELDWFVPHQANKRIIDASADKLGIAREKVVITVDRHGNTSAASIPLALDAAVKDGRIKQGELVMLEAIGGGFTWGSALIRW; this comes from the coding sequence GTGACGAAGCTGCGTTCCGTCGTGAGGGGCTGCGGCTCCTACCTTCCCCCGAAGATGGTGCCGAACGCCGAGCTCGAAGGCGTGGTCGAGACGACGGACGAGTGGATCGTCCAGCGCACCGGCATCCGCCAGCGCCATATCGCCGCCGAGGACGAGACGACCTCGGTGCTGGGCATCGCCGCCGCGAAGGCGGCTCTCGCGGATGCGGGGATGACGGCGGACGACATCGATCTCATCGTCTGCGCCACCTCGACGCCCGATCACACCTTTCCCTCGACGGCGACCATGATCCAGGCCGGGCTCGGCATGCATCACGGCGCGGCCTTCGACGTGCAGGCGGTGTGCACGGGCTTCGTCTACGCCGTCTCGATCGCGGACAAGTTCCTGTCGACGGGTTCGGCCCGGCGCGCGCTGGTCGTGGGCGCGGAGACCTTCTCGCGCATTCTCGATTGGTCGGACCGGACCACCTGCGTGCTCTTCGGCGACGGCGCCGGCGCGATCGTGCTCGAGGCGCAGGAGGGCGCGGGCACGAGCGCCGATCGCGGCGTGCTGACGACGCAGCTGCGCTCCGACGGCCGCTACAAGGAGAAGCTCTACGTCTCCGGCGGGCCGGGCTCGACCAAGACCACCGGCCATCTGCGCATGGAGGGCCGCGAGGTCTTCCGCTTCGCCGTCGGCATGGTGACCGACGTGGTGGAGGCGGCCTTCGAGGCGACCGGCACGACCGCGGAGGAGCTCGACTGGTTCGTGCCCCATCAGGCCAACAAGCGCATCATCGACGCGTCCGCCGACAAGCTCGGCATCGCGCGGGAGAAGGTGGTGATCACGGTCGACCGCCACGGCAACACGTCGGCCGCCTCGATTCCGCTCGCGCTCGACGCCGCGGTGAAGGACGGGCGCATCAAGCAGGGCGAGCTCGTCATGCTGGAGGCGATCGGCGGGGGCTTCACCTGGGGATCTGCTCTCATCCGTTGGTAG
- a CDS encoding helix-turn-helix transcriptional regulator gives MGDEPKVDTKKHPTEIDREIGRRMKARRAELGLNQQMLAQQIGVSYQQVQKYENGTDRVGARRLYAIANALRCEIGEFFDPYPAHLRESGAAYEVGLDAQRLLATDDGRALVRAFLSIDDTAVRRKFVELAGALADGVRRPSFVRRVRRPSSRGGA, from the coding sequence ATGGGTGATGAGCCGAAGGTGGACACGAAGAAGCATCCGACCGAGATCGACCGCGAGATCGGCCGGCGAATGAAGGCGCGTCGCGCCGAGCTCGGGCTGAACCAGCAGATGCTCGCGCAACAGATCGGCGTGTCTTACCAGCAGGTCCAGAAATACGAGAACGGGACCGACCGTGTCGGCGCGAGACGTCTCTACGCCATCGCCAACGCCTTGCGTTGCGAGATCGGCGAGTTCTTCGATCCGTATCCCGCCCACCTGCGCGAGAGCGGCGCGGCCTACGAGGTGGGGCTCGACGCGCAGCGCCTGCTCGCGACCGACGACGGGCGCGCGCTGGTGCGAGCCTTCCTGTCGATCGACGACACGGCCGTGCGCCGGAAGTTCGTCGAGCTCGCCGGGGCGCTCGCGGACGGGGTTCGGCGTCCGAGCTTCGTGCGGCGCGTGCGCCGGCCTTCGAGCCGCGGCGGCGCCTGA
- a CDS encoding glycosyltransferase, producing MSAQRPGLVLVMDGDFVRNGPHPASRRFGYTQFLFRYADVFEDVRVLARVKEEEDAKAERADGPGVSMLSLAYTRNIGLFLRQLVKVAGLARKIGPEDAVILRVPGFFPLVFGLMLIARRTPYAVEVMADPALTYSKNSYNVRGRVLLKLVMVALTKLVCRKARWSSYVTAKALQDAYPPARDALATNYTTLNLPRSFVRQQPRERRDSDTLRLVQVGVMQKHIKGQDIMIRAVALLKAAGVPCTLDFVGDGENRRVFEAMAEAHGVADRIAFGGFASWGDELMARLDAADVFVLPSRQEGLPRALIEASARGLVCYASDLPGNRELVEGEHVVSPNTPEAWAAALGRAHALQGEAYRALSAASLAVAEAYVADVVHPKRLAFYRAVAGADA from the coding sequence ATGAGCGCGCAACGACCCGGCCTCGTGCTGGTGATGGACGGCGACTTCGTCCGCAACGGTCCGCATCCGGCCTCGCGGCGGTTCGGCTACACGCAGTTCCTCTTCCGCTACGCCGACGTCTTCGAGGACGTACGCGTGCTCGCACGCGTGAAGGAGGAGGAGGATGCCAAGGCCGAGCGCGCCGACGGGCCGGGGGTCTCCATGCTGTCGCTGGCCTATACCCGGAACATCGGCCTCTTCCTGCGCCAGCTCGTCAAGGTCGCCGGGCTCGCCCGCAAGATCGGGCCCGAGGACGCCGTGATCCTGCGCGTCCCGGGCTTCTTTCCCCTCGTCTTCGGCCTGATGCTGATCGCGCGCCGCACGCCCTATGCGGTCGAGGTGATGGCCGACCCGGCGCTGACCTATTCGAAGAATTCCTACAACGTCCGCGGCCGGGTGCTGCTGAAGCTCGTCATGGTCGCGCTGACGAAGCTCGTCTGCCGCAAGGCGCGCTGGTCGTCCTACGTCACCGCCAAGGCCCTGCAGGACGCCTATCCGCCGGCGCGCGACGCCCTCGCGACGAACTACACGACGCTCAACCTGCCGCGGTCCTTCGTGCGGCAGCAGCCGCGGGAGCGCCGCGATTCGGACACGCTACGGCTCGTGCAGGTCGGCGTCATGCAGAAGCACATCAAGGGCCAGGACATCATGATTCGCGCCGTGGCGCTCCTGAAGGCGGCGGGCGTACCCTGCACGCTCGATTTCGTCGGCGACGGCGAGAACCGCCGCGTCTTCGAGGCCATGGCCGAGGCGCACGGCGTCGCCGACCGGATCGCCTTCGGCGGCTTCGCCTCCTGGGGCGACGAGCTGATGGCGCGCCTCGACGCGGCGGACGTCTTCGTCCTGCCGTCGCGCCAGGAAGGGCTGCCGCGGGCGCTCATCGAGGCCTCGGCGCGCGGGCTCGTCTGCTACGCGAGCGACCTGCCCGGCAATCGCGAGCTCGTCGAGGGCGAGCACGTCGTCAGCCCCAACACGCCCGAGGCCTGGGCGGCCGCGCTCGGCCGCGCCCACGCGCTCCAGGGCGAGGCCTATCGGGCCCTGAGCGCGGCGAGCCTCGCCGTGGCCGAGGCCTACGTCGCCGACGTGGTGCATCCCAAGCGCCTCGCCTTCTATCGCGCCGTCGCCGGCGCCGACGCCTGA
- a CDS encoding lysine--tRNA ligase, with the protein MIDPDALGSANAWPFEEARKLLARLERTGKKEVVFETGYGPSGLPHIGTFGEVARTTMVRNAFRALTDDAIHTRLVAFSDDMDGLRKVPDNLPNQELLRGALGLPLTKVPDPFGTHESFGHHNNARLRAFLDAFGFDYTFLSSTECYRSGRFDETLLRVLERYEAVLAIMLPTLGEERRATYSPFLPIHPETGVVMQVPTEERNVAAGTIVWRDPETGTRYETPVTGGHAKLQWKPDWAMRWVALGVDYEMAGKDLIDSVKVSGAIARALGAEPPEGFNYELFLDQNGQKISKSKGNGLTIDEWLTYGTPESLSLYMYNRPREAKRLFFDVIPKHVDEYLSFLERYQRQDDKNRLGNPVWHIHGGAPPEPETVQSEGGNAPAAQITFGMLLNLVAVANAEEPGLLWAFIRRYAPTASPQTHPRLDRLVHLAVRYYRDFVRPAKTYRAPTPEERAALEDLDRALAPMAGSTDAAALQDVVYEVGRTHFPDTSGKSKSPDGRPGVSQTWFSTLYQVLLGEERGPRFGSFVALYGVAETRALIEKALSGALEREHAAFLAAREG; encoded by the coding sequence ATGATCGATCCGGACGCCCTCGGCTCCGCCAACGCCTGGCCCTTCGAGGAGGCGCGCAAGCTTCTCGCGCGCCTGGAGCGTACGGGCAAGAAAGAGGTCGTGTTCGAGACCGGATACGGGCCGTCCGGACTGCCGCATATCGGCACGTTCGGCGAGGTGGCGCGCACGACCATGGTGCGCAACGCCTTCCGCGCGCTGACCGACGACGCGATCCACACGCGCCTCGTCGCCTTCTCGGACGACATGGACGGCCTGCGCAAGGTGCCCGACAACCTGCCGAACCAGGAGCTCCTGCGCGGCGCCCTCGGCCTGCCGCTGACGAAGGTGCCGGACCCGTTCGGCACGCACGAGAGCTTCGGCCACCACAACAACGCCCGCCTGCGCGCCTTCCTCGACGCCTTCGGCTTCGACTACACCTTCCTGTCCTCGACGGAGTGCTACCGCTCGGGCCGCTTCGACGAGACGCTGCTGCGCGTGCTCGAGCGCTACGAGGCGGTGCTCGCCATCATGCTGCCAACGCTCGGCGAGGAGCGGCGGGCGACCTACTCGCCCTTCCTGCCGATCCACCCGGAGACGGGCGTCGTCATGCAGGTGCCGACCGAGGAGCGCAACGTCGCCGCCGGCACGATCGTCTGGCGCGACCCCGAGACGGGCACGCGCTACGAGACGCCGGTGACCGGCGGGCACGCCAAGCTGCAATGGAAGCCCGACTGGGCCATGCGCTGGGTGGCGCTCGGCGTCGACTACGAGATGGCCGGCAAGGACCTGATCGACTCGGTGAAGGTCTCCGGCGCCATCGCCCGGGCGCTCGGGGCCGAGCCGCCGGAGGGCTTCAACTACGAGCTCTTCCTCGACCAGAACGGCCAGAAGATCTCGAAGTCCAAGGGCAACGGCCTGACCATCGACGAGTGGCTGACCTACGGCACGCCGGAGAGCCTGTCGCTCTACATGTACAACCGCCCGCGCGAGGCGAAGCGGCTGTTCTTCGACGTCATCCCCAAGCACGTCGACGAGTATCTCTCGTTCCTCGAGCGCTACCAGCGCCAGGACGACAAGAACCGGCTCGGCAACCCGGTCTGGCACATCCACGGCGGCGCTCCGCCGGAGCCGGAGACGGTGCAGAGCGAGGGCGGAAACGCGCCGGCGGCGCAGATCACCTTCGGCATGCTGCTCAACCTCGTCGCGGTCGCGAACGCCGAGGAGCCGGGGCTGCTCTGGGCCTTCATCCGCCGCTACGCCCCCACGGCCTCGCCGCAGACGCATCCGCGGCTCGACAGGCTCGTCCACCTCGCGGTGCGCTACTACCGCGACTTCGTGCGCCCGGCGAAGACCTACCGCGCGCCGACGCCCGAGGAGCGCGCCGCGCTCGAGGACCTCGACCGCGCGCTCGCGCCGATGGCGGGCTCGACCGACGCCGCCGCCCTGCAGGACGTGGTCTACGAGGTCGGCCGCACGCATTTCCCCGACACGTCCGGCAAGTCGAAGAGCCCGGACGGGCGCCCGGGCGTCTCCCAGACCTGGTTCTCGACCCTCTACCAGGTGCTGCTCGGCGAGGAGCGCGGCCCCCGCTTCGGGTCGTTCGTCGCGCTCTACGGCGTGGCGGAGACGCGGGCGCTGATCGAGAAGGCGCTGTCGGGTGCGCTGGAGCGCGAGCACGCGGCGTTCCTCGCCGCGCGCGAGGGGTGA
- the plsX gene encoding phosphate acyltransferase PlsX translates to MTKTIRISLDAMGGDHGPSVVVPGAALALERHPDMRFVMVGDEAQVGPILDAHPKLKDATELRHAAVSVKMDDKPSQALRVGRYKSSMWLALQAVRDGDAQACVSAGNTGALMAMAMFCLKTMPQVDRPAIAAIWPTVKGESIVLDVGASIGADASHYVNLAVLGAAMARIVFDVERPVVGLLNVGREEIKGIEAVKEASRMLREADFPGMAYHGFVEGDDIGKGTVDVVVTEGFTGNIALKTAEGTAKQLGEYLRGAMSRTLMAKIGYLFARSAFDALKAKMDPSRSNGGVFLGLEGVVIKSHGGADAKAVAAAIDIAYDMAHFDLMRTIRDMLDQTPAVPSA, encoded by the coding sequence ATGACCAAGACGATCCGGATCTCGCTCGACGCCATGGGCGGCGACCACGGCCCGTCCGTGGTGGTGCCCGGCGCCGCGCTCGCGCTGGAGCGGCACCCGGACATGCGCTTCGTCATGGTCGGCGACGAGGCGCAGGTCGGGCCTATTCTCGATGCCCATCCCAAGCTGAAGGACGCGACCGAGCTGCGCCACGCCGCGGTCTCGGTGAAGATGGACGACAAGCCGAGCCAGGCGCTTCGGGTCGGTCGCTACAAGTCCTCCATGTGGCTCGCGCTCCAGGCGGTGCGCGACGGCGACGCCCAGGCCTGCGTCTCGGCCGGCAATACCGGCGCCCTGATGGCGATGGCGATGTTCTGCCTCAAGACCATGCCGCAGGTGGACCGTCCGGCCATCGCCGCGATCTGGCCGACCGTGAAGGGCGAATCCATCGTGCTCGACGTCGGCGCCTCGATCGGCGCGGACGCGAGCCACTACGTCAATCTCGCGGTGCTCGGCGCGGCCATGGCGCGCATCGTCTTCGACGTGGAGCGCCCGGTGGTGGGCCTGCTCAACGTGGGCCGCGAGGAGATCAAGGGCATCGAGGCCGTGAAGGAGGCCTCGCGCATGCTGCGGGAGGCGGACTTCCCGGGCATGGCCTACCACGGCTTCGTCGAGGGCGACGACATCGGCAAGGGCACGGTGGACGTCGTCGTCACCGAGGGCTTCACCGGCAACATCGCGCTCAAGACCGCCGAGGGCACGGCCAAGCAGCTCGGCGAATACCTGCGCGGCGCGATGAGCCGAACCCTGATGGCGAAGATCGGTTATCTCTTCGCGAGGAGCGCCTTCGACGCGCTCAAGGCGAAGATGGACCCGAGCCGGTCCAACGGCGGCGTCTTCCTCGGGCTCGAGGGCGTCGTGATCAAGAGCCATGGCGGCGCCGACGCCAAGGCCGTGGCCGCGGCGATCGACATCGCTTACGACATGGCCCATTTCGACCTGATGCGCACCATCAGGGACATGCTAGACCAGACGCCGGCGGTTCCGTCGGCGTGA
- a CDS encoding cell cycle transcriptional regulator TrcR: MPKATAVWLVENTSLTFDQIADFCKLHPLEVKGIADGEVAAGIKGANPISTGQLTHEEIEKAQKDPNHRLKIAPPKVRLPEIKTKRGPRYTPVSRRQDRPNAILWLLRNHPELKDAQIMRLVGTTKTTIQQIRDRTHWNSASLSPLDPVTLGLCSQIDLDLEVQRAAKDRPAAPVGEGGQTLLPADVSTSPDYQAPEEEEEYGGYGAQRRREEEERAEADSVFAKLKSLKGPEDEEEE, encoded by the coding sequence ATGCCGAAGGCGACCGCCGTCTGGCTCGTCGAGAACACGTCGCTGACGTTCGATCAGATCGCCGACTTCTGCAAGCTCCACCCCCTCGAGGTGAAGGGCATCGCCGACGGCGAGGTGGCGGCCGGGATCAAGGGCGCGAACCCGATCTCCACGGGCCAGCTCACCCACGAGGAGATCGAGAAGGCGCAGAAGGACCCGAACCATCGGCTCAAGATCGCGCCTCCGAAGGTCCGCCTGCCCGAGATCAAGACCAAGCGCGGCCCGCGCTACACCCCGGTCTCGCGCCGGCAGGACCGGCCGAACGCGATCCTCTGGCTCCTGCGCAACCATCCGGAGCTGAAGGACGCGCAGATCATGCGGCTCGTCGGCACCACCAAGACGACGATCCAGCAGATTCGCGACCGCACCCACTGGAACTCGGCCTCGCTCTCGCCGCTCGATCCCGTCACGCTCGGCCTGTGCTCGCAGATCGACCTCGACCTCGAGGTCCAGCGCGCCGCCAAGGACCGCCCGGCCGCGCCCGTCGGCGAGGGCGGCCAGACCCTGCTTCCGGCCGACGTCTCCACGAGCCCGGACTATCAGGCTCCCGAGGAGGAAGAGGAGTACGGCGGCTACGGCGCCCAGCGCCGCCGCGAGGAGGAGGAGCGCGCCGAGGCCGATTCGGTCTTCGCCAAGCTCAAGAGCCTCAAGGGACCGGAGGACGAGGAGGAGGAGTGA
- a CDS encoding type II toxin-antitoxin system RelE/ParE family toxin, with product MRYHEKVAEDLSGIALRLLDYAGPNSAFRIVEELRKVARGLRHVPHRGSIRSEVMPGLRAIPASNEGVIVFTVLDERREVFIHHISYGGADWQDRVIERPYGDLSSG from the coding sequence GTGCGGTACCACGAGAAGGTCGCGGAGGATCTGAGCGGTATCGCCTTGCGGCTTCTCGATTATGCCGGTCCGAATTCCGCGTTTCGCATCGTGGAGGAACTGCGGAAAGTCGCGCGGGGGCTCCGGCATGTTCCGCACCGTGGATCGATCCGATCGGAGGTGATGCCCGGCCTGCGCGCGATTCCGGCTTCGAACGAGGGCGTGATCGTGTTCACCGTCCTCGACGAGCGACGCGAGGTTTTCATCCACCACATCTCCTACGGCGGGGCAGACTGGCAGGATCGCGTCATCGAACGGCCGTACGGCGATCTGTCAAGCGGGTGA
- the tgt gene encoding tRNA guanosine(34) transglycosylase Tgt: MSEEFLFTVAAQDGAARSGEVRMPRGVIRTPAFMPVGTAATVKAMYPDQVKALGADVVLGNTYHLMLRPTAERIAKLGGLHAFMNWPYPILTDSGGFQVMSLAGLRKLDQDGVTFQSHIDGSTHRLTPERSIEIQGLLGSDIQMQLDECVKLPNTDEAVEKAMRLSLRWAERCRIAFGEQPGRAMFGIVQGGANEALRVESAKELVQLDLKGYAIGGLAVGEPQDVMLAMIETVEPHLPAAKPRYLMGVGTPDDIVEAVRRGVDMFDCVMPTRAGRHGMAFTRAGRLNLKNAKYAEDPRPLDPGSKCEAATAYSRAYLHHLVRSNEILAMMLLTWNNLAYYQDLMAGLRRAIREKRLEDFVAETKEGWAKGAADDGAEPVGDGGAVE; the protein is encoded by the coding sequence ATGAGCGAGGAATTCCTCTTCACCGTCGCCGCCCAGGACGGCGCCGCGCGCTCCGGCGAGGTGCGCATGCCCCGCGGCGTGATCCGCACGCCGGCCTTCATGCCGGTGGGAACGGCCGCGACCGTGAAGGCGATGTATCCCGACCAGGTGAAGGCGCTCGGCGCCGACGTCGTGCTCGGCAACACCTATCACCTGATGCTGCGCCCAACCGCCGAGCGTATCGCCAAGCTCGGCGGGCTGCATGCCTTCATGAACTGGCCGTACCCGATCCTCACCGATTCCGGCGGCTTCCAGGTCATGTCGCTCGCGGGGCTGCGCAAGCTCGACCAGGACGGCGTCACCTTCCAGTCCCACATCGACGGATCGACCCACCGGCTGACCCCGGAGCGCTCGATCGAGATCCAGGGCCTGCTCGGCTCCGACATCCAGATGCAGCTCGACGAGTGCGTGAAGCTGCCCAACACCGACGAGGCCGTCGAGAAGGCGATGCGCCTCTCCCTGCGCTGGGCCGAGCGCTGCCGGATCGCCTTCGGCGAGCAGCCGGGCCGGGCGATGTTCGGCATCGTCCAGGGCGGGGCGAACGAGGCGCTTCGCGTCGAGAGCGCGAAGGAGCTCGTGCAGCTCGACCTGAAGGGCTACGCCATCGGCGGCCTCGCGGTCGGCGAGCCGCAGGACGTCATGCTGGCGATGATCGAGACGGTGGAGCCGCACCTGCCCGCGGCGAAGCCGCGCTACCTGATGGGGGTCGGCACGCCCGACGACATCGTCGAGGCCGTGCGCCGGGGCGTCGACATGTTCGACTGCGTGATGCCCACCCGCGCCGGCCGCCACGGGATGGCCTTCACCCGCGCGGGCCGCCTCAACCTGAAGAACGCCAAGTACGCCGAGGACCCGCGTCCGCTCGATCCCGGCTCGAAATGCGAGGCGGCGACCGCCTATTCACGGGCCTACCTGCACCATCTCGTGCGCTCGAACGAGATTCTCGCGATGATGCTGCTCACCTGGAACAATCTCGCCTACTACCAGGACCTGATGGCCGGGCTGCGCCGGGCCATCCGCGAGAAGCGGCTGGAGGATTTCGTCGCCGAGACCAAGGAGGGCTGGGCGAAGGGGGCGGCGGACGATGGGGCGGAGCCGGTCGGGGACGGCGGGGCGGTGGAGTAG